A stretch of DNA from Brevibacterium sp. CBA3109:
TCGTTCGGCAGCAGCCGCCGATAATGCGAACACCGGAGGACACCCACGGTGCCAGTGCCCTCGGGCCAGAGTCGAAGGCAGAGTCCTCGCGCCATTCCATCGTGGCCGCATCGTAGGTCTCACCAGAATTCGGGTAGGCGATGAGTGGCAAATCGGTGGCGCTCGCCAAGGCCGCCAGCGCGGGGGCCACGAGTGAGGGCCGGACGCAATTGACGCCGAGTGCGCGGATCATTGTCGAGTCGGCAACCGCCTCGGCGAGGTCGGTTAGGGGTGTTCCGTCGGCCATGTGAAGACCATCGGCCAGGTCTCCATGGTCAGCCAGGGGCACGCTCAGCCACGCGGGAATCCCGTACTCATCGGCCAGGCCGGCGAGCACCGTGATCTCCGGCAGCGATGGCTGTGTCTCGATGGCCAGCAGATCGGCACCGGCACTGACCAGGGCCTCGATGCGGGGGCGATGGAAGGCTGCGAACTCCTCATCGCTCAGGTGATAGTCGCCGGTGTACTCGGCGCCGTCGCCGAGAGCCGCGCCGTAAGGTCCGACGGACCCGGCGACGAGGGCATCGCCGGCCCCAGCCGCAATCTCAACGCTGCGTGCGATGAGACGCAGACCCTCCTCGGCGGGGATCGATGCTCGCTCGAAACCCAAGGGGGTCGCCTGGTAGCTGGCGGTCGTGACGATCTGGGCACCGGCGCGGATGAAGTCGGCGTGCACCTCGGCGAGGGTGTCGGGGGAGTCCCGGAGCAGGGCTGCCGACCACAGCTCGTGGCTCAGATCGATGCCGCGGGACTCGAGCGCGGTACCCAGACCGCCGTCGATGACGATAGGGTCGCCCGAGCGCACAGCAGCCTGGAGCAGGTGGATGAAGGTCTGACTCATGCTCCCAGTTAAACTGGTCGGGTGACCCGAATCGAATCCTCCGCAGAATCTGAGACAGCGCCCATCAACGACCGCTCCCGGTTCGGGTTCGAGGTCGGCACCCGCCTCGACGAGGGTGGTCGCACCGGCGTCATCCACACCCCGCACGGGGACATCGCAACACCCGCATTCATCCCGGTCGGCACGAAGGCCACGGTCAAGGCCGTGCGCCCTGATGAGGTGGCCGAACTCGGCGGCCAGGCGGTGCTCGCCAACGCCTACCACCTCTACCTGCAGCCCGGCTCTGACCTCATCGACGAGGCCGGAGGATTGGGCAAGTTCATGAACTGGCCCGGCCCGACGTTCACGGACTCGGGCGGATTCCAGGTGATGAGCCTGGGCTCGGGGTTCAAGAAAGTCATCTCGATGGAGTCGACCGGCGAACAGAACGATGATCTCGTTGCCGTCGGCAAGGAACGCATGTCGAATGTCGATGACGACGGGGTGACCTTCAAGTCCCACCTCGACGGGACCATGCACCGCTTCACCCCCGAGGTCTCCATGCGGGTCCAGCACGAACTCGGCGCGGACATCATGTTCGCCTTCGACGAGCTGACGACGCTGATCAACACCCGCGGCTACCAGGTCGAGTCGCTCGAACGCACCCGGCAGTGGGCCCTGCGCTGCATCGAGGAGCACCAGCGCCAGACTGCTGCCCGCACACACCGGCCCTACCAGGCACTCTTCGGCGTGCTCCAGGGTGCGCAGTACGAGGACCTGCGGCGCAAGGCCGCGCGCGATCTGGGCGGGATGGACTTCGACGGCTTCGGCATCGGGGGAGCCCTGGAGAAGGAGAACCTCGGCACCATCATCCGCTGGGTGTGCGAGGAGCTGCCGGAGAACAAGCCCCGCCACCTGCTGGGCATCTCGGAACCCGATGACCTGTTCGAGGCGATCAAGACCGGCGCGGACACCTTCGACTGCGTCTCGCCCTCACGAGTGGCCCGCAATGCCGCGATCTACACCCGCGACGGCCGCTACAACCTGACCGGGGCGAAGTACCGCAGGGACTTCGGGCCGCTGGATCCCGACTGTGCCTGCTACACGTGCCAGAACTACTCGCGGGCCTACCTGCGGCATCTGTACAAGGCCAAGGAGATGCTCTTCTCCACCCTGTGCACCGTCCACAACGAGTACTTCGTCGTCAACCTCGTCTCCGAGATCCGACAGGCGATGATCGACGGCCGCTTCGCCGAGCTCGAGGCCGAGGTGCTGGGCCGCTACTACGCCAAGAAGGCCTGAGCGCGGCTAGGCGGCCTCGCTGCCGCCGGGCAGCTCGTAGCTGGGTTCGTGCTTCTTCACGAGCTTGATCACCCGGTAGGTCACGGGCATGAGGATGACTTCGACGGCGACCTTGTA
This window harbors:
- the tgt gene encoding tRNA guanosine(34) transglycosylase Tgt, with protein sequence MTRIESSAESETAPINDRSRFGFEVGTRLDEGGRTGVIHTPHGDIATPAFIPVGTKATVKAVRPDEVAELGGQAVLANAYHLYLQPGSDLIDEAGGLGKFMNWPGPTFTDSGGFQVMSLGSGFKKVISMESTGEQNDDLVAVGKERMSNVDDDGVTFKSHLDGTMHRFTPEVSMRVQHELGADIMFAFDELTTLINTRGYQVESLERTRQWALRCIEEHQRQTAARTHRPYQALFGVLQGAQYEDLRRKAARDLGGMDFDGFGIGGALEKENLGTIIRWVCEELPENKPRHLLGISEPDDLFEAIKTGADTFDCVSPSRVARNAAIYTRDGRYNLTGAKYRRDFGPLDPDCACYTCQNYSRAYLRHLYKAKEMLFSTLCTVHNEYFVVNLVSEIRQAMIDGRFAELEAEVLGRYYAKKA
- the mmuM gene encoding homocysteine S-methyltransferase, producing the protein MSQTFIHLLQAAVRSGDPIVIDGGLGTALESRGIDLSHELWSAALLRDSPDTLAEVHADFIRAGAQIVTTASYQATPLGFERASIPAEEGLRLIARSVEIAAGAGDALVAGSVGPYGAALGDGAEYTGDYHLSDEEFAAFHRPRIEALVSAGADLLAIETQPSLPEITVLAGLADEYGIPAWLSVPLADHGDLADGLHMADGTPLTDLAEAVADSTMIRALGVNCVRPSLVAPALAALASATDLPLIAYPNSGETYDAATMEWREDSAFDSGPRALAPWVSSGVRIIGGCCRTTPADIAGLAPSVPQL